From Corticium candelabrum chromosome 9, ooCorCand1.1, whole genome shotgun sequence:
AGAAACCATTCACAAAGGCTCTTGGCAAAGATGGCGTACTGGTCATTCATGAAGGGACGGTCGTGCATCGACACGCAATGGTTCAAGCCGACTTGTTCAAACTTAGCTTTGAGAAGGCAGATTCAAGAGTAGACACGATGCTACTGAAACACAAAGATCAGCAATCCTTGGAGAACAAAGAAATACTTCGTCAAATTATACtagctgtagaatttctggCAAAACAAGGCTTGCCTCTTCGTGGTCATAGAGATGACAAGGTTGATTTTGCAACTGAAGGATCTAACAGGGGCAACTTCATTGCTGCACTACAGCTCTTGGCCAAAGGAAACAGCACTCTTCAAAAGCACCTTCTCTTTGCAAAACGAAATCAGAAGTACACAAGTAAAACCatacaaaatgaaattgttCACGTTTATGCCAATAAGACCAGAGAGCGACTAACTGCACATCTGAGAGAAGAGCAGTTACCATTTGCAATCATTGCTGACGAAGCTACAGACCCTCATGCAAACCAAGAGGTCCTTTCACTGTGTTTGaggtttgttgatttacacTCAGCTTGTAGTCCAGTCATCAAGGAGTGCCTGATTGATTTCATCTATCTGGAAAGAGCAAATGCCTTGACAATATCCGAGGAAATATTGAAGTCTCTGTCCAAACCACCAGTCTCTTTAGATCCCAACAATATCAGGGGGCAGGCATATGACGGCGCTGCGGTTATGTCGTCTAACATAGCCGGGGTTCACGCCAGAATCGAGGAAACGGCGCCATTGGCCATTTTCACCCACTGCTATTCTCATTGCCTCAATCTTTCTGTTGCGGCAACAAGCAAAGTCCAAGAAGTTAGAAATCTCATTGGTACAATCAATGAAGCGTACTTGTTTTTGTCTAACAGCCCAAAGAGACAGCAAATGTTCCAGCTAACGTTAGAGACGTATCTGCCTCAGTCTTCTCGCACTAAGCTTCCAGGGCTCTGCAAGACACGCTGGGTAGAACGCCATACATGCTTTGAAGTTTTTCTTGAACTGTACGAAGCCCTAGTGACCTTCCTTGACGCTATTGTGTCTCCACACGAGTACCCTGATCTCATGTCGGCTGACAAGGAATGGAAATGggacagagagacagtgtCGAAAGCTCAGGGGCTAAAAGCAGCCCTCTCGTCATTTCAGACAATATCTGTTTTCATAACGACTAAAAACGTCCTTGATTCAGTTAAGGAACTGGCAGGAAAATTGCAAGAGCGGAACCAGGATATACTTGACGCCTACGCAATGGTTGATGAATCGATTGAAGAGATCAAAAGTGTGAGAAAAGATATCGATGCAACATTTGTTTCCTGGTATAGAGATATAACTGAGCTTGCAGCGAACATCGGCGTAGCGGAATCAATTCCTAGGAAAACCAGCCTGCAGAGGAACAGAAGTAACACACCTAGTCAAAGTCCGATGGAGTTTTATAAGCGGTCACTTGCAATTCCACTACTGGATTCTCTGACAGCGCAAATGGAAGACCGTTTCCTACGTGATGGAAGGCATGTTGGTGCGTTGCTGAATCTTGTACCATCAATATTTCTAACTTCGAGAGTAGAGTTGGGCACACTCAGAGAAGGCGTTATGTTTTGGGAAAAAGACCTACCTTTCCCTAAGTCTCTAGAGAATGAACTCAGGAGATGGGAAACCCTgtggaagagaagaaaagaccGAGAATCCGTGCAAGAAGAAATGGTCAGGCAACGTGAGGCAAGAATTCCTGACAATCTGCTGCTGTCACTTGGAAATTGCGATGTACATTCGTTTCCGAACATTCACCGCCTACTTCTGATTGCCTGCACTCTCCCAATAACGAGTGCAGAAGCGGAGCGATCCTTTTCCCTCATGAGGCGGATCAAGACTTATGCAAGATCGGCGATGTGCGAAGAGCGTTTCACAGACCTTGGAGTTCTTGCCATGCATTACAGTGACCGTATCCCTGCCGAGGAGATCGCAAAAGCGTTTGTGCAAGAACATCCAAGGAGGATGTTTCAAGCGTCGTTATTTAGCGAAACATGAACAGCATTAAAAACCTAGCGAGCGTTTTCATAGAGAGAGAGGTGATTAGGAAACTCTTAAAGGTGATTAATTGAGCTGATTACTGGCAAGACTTGGTGTCTGTGTACGTAACTAGTTAGAGTTGAGAGACCCTATGAGCGACAACGTGCATGGAAGCGACGAGAAATTGAATGGAATGACGAAGTCACATGTCAGTACAACATGGGGCATGGGGCGTGGCAAGTTGTAACTTTCAACCCCCCCTTTCTAAAAATCCTAGATCCGCGGCTGCAGACTTATCCTCTCCCGGTGAAGCCGGTTACGTCGTCGACTTTGACGTTTATGTAGGCTCCCAGAGCGTTCCAGAAGAGGACCTCACTCAACGGGTAGTATTAGAGCTGCTGGAGCCTCCTGTCAGCAGCAATCTTCCATTGCCTGTCCTTGGGCTGGATTACCATCTTTATGTAGACGACTACTACACTTCCGGTATGGATTATATTTTGAGTGCATTGATGTAGTAGGCATTGTGTGTTTCCTCGTAGGTAAACTATTTCGCCAGCTCAGGGACAAAGAAATATATGCTGCTGAAATAATGCGCCGAGGACGCTCCGGTTTACCACCACAAATTGGTGGACCAATCTTGAAAAAGGAGGACAAAGGCAGTTGGCGTTGGACACGTGACGGCGACCGTCTGTACCTAGTCTGGGTAGACAACAGTCTCCCCGTCTTTTGCTCGACCCTGGACCAAGGGTCGAGCAAGAACCGGACAGTCAAGAGAAAGGGTAAGGGGACTGGTAAGTAGCTTGAGAATTTAGCTGTTTAGTAAATTGAATTACTTAACTTTGAATTTAGGAAAGGCAAGGGAATTTCCTTGTCCACCTGTCGTCCCAGACTACAATAGGTACATGGGTGGAGTCGACATCTTTGACAAGATGGCAGGTGCCTATCAGGTCTTGAGGAAGGTCTTCTGTTGGCCAATCGTCTGTTTTTACATCTTCCTCGAGACAGCGGCAATAAATTCATGGCACTTGTACAAACTTACTACCAATCCAACAGTAAGTATCATAGGTATGAATTCTCTACCTATACACAGTATAGCTAGTTATTCATGTTGTAGATGAAACATCTTGACTATCAAGAACTTCTGGTCAAAGAACTGGTTGCTGCCGAACAGGAAGCTCAACGACATCGTTCCAACAGAGGTGGTCGACCACAAGTTCCAGTCGCTGCCTCTGCGGCTTCCTATATTATCCCGATGCACTACACTCCTATGTTTCATAAGCACTCTGCGCGCCCGTGGAGGCAGATGCATGCTGTGTTCAGTAGTAATGCTTCTTAAACCTGTATTTATTTAGTTGTATATATTCTTATTGTCAAAGCAAGAAGGCAGAAGGGCGGGGTTATTGCAGGGAGTGTGGtgtatttctctgtttgcgtCCAGGCCAtaactgttttaattaaactttacCACAGCCGAACAAATAAAGTAGCTATTGAATGTAGAGAGTTTGCGGTCGCTAAAAAGGCCATTAAGCCagatttcatgtgttttgttgtagatGTTGGTGAAGATGATAATATATACCGTAGTTCATAATATAGGTGTACAGTTCATAAttgtacatatgcatgtatgaGAGTGGCCAAAATGGCTGCTACGCTGGCACCACCCAAAAAATTCTGGATCCGTCACTGAGCAGTTCTTGACCATCTCTGGAACGAGACTGCGCGCCAATATCGGAAGGTAAGAAGACTTGAC
This genomic window contains:
- the LOC134184727 gene encoding 52 kDa repressor of the inhibitor of the protein kinase-like; translated protein: MSDAEKMQHLTFHVKPAPSDVLHFHEVTKSGKRWKVSFQRKWMEDYEWLSYSNVLQGGICRYCILFPEHPQRGGSKGGNPGILVTVPYQKPFTKALGKDGVLVIHEGTVVHRHAMVQADLFKLSFEKADSRVDTMLLKHKDQQSLENKEILRQIILAVEFLAKQGLPLRGHRDDKVDFATEGSNRGNFIAALQLLAKGNSTLQKHLLFAKRNQKYTSKTIQNEIVHVYANKTRERLTAHLREEQLPFAIIADEATDPHANQEVLSLCLRFVDLHSACSPVIKECLIDFIYLERANALTISEEILKSLSKPPVSLDPNNIRGQAYDGAAVMSSNIAGVHARIEETAPLAIFTHCYSHCLNLSVAATSKVQEVRNLIGTINEAYLFLSNSPKRQQMFQLTLETYLPQSSRTKLPGLCKTRWVERHTCFEVFLELYEALVTFLDAIVSPHEYPDLMSADKEWKWDRETVSKAQGLKAALSSFQTISVFITTKNVLDSVKELAGKLQERNQDILDAYAMVDESIEEIKSVRKDIDATFVSWYRDITELAANIGVAESIPRKTSLQRNRSNTPSQSPMEFYKRSLAIPLLDSLTAQMEDRFLRDGRHVGALLNLVPSIFLTSRVELGTLREGVMFWEKDLPFPKSLENELRRWETLWKRRKDRESVQEEMVRQREARIPDNLLLSLGNCDVHSFPNIHRLLLIACTLPITSAEAERSFSLMRRIKTYARSAMCEERFTDLGVLAMHYSDRIPAEEIAKAFVQEHPRRMFQASLFSET